The Chitinophaga parva genomic sequence GCGGATAGTTTTTGCAAGTTACTGGCAGATCTTTTTTCGGCAAAGCATTTTCTGCACCCGGCCTTCAAATTTTCCGGCAATGTGAACTCTAGGAGTAAATGGTCCGGGAGCCTGACTGCAAAGTAGTTAAAATCTGGTTTCGCCGTGCCTGTCAAGTGGAGGTATTCTTTACCGTCAGCCAAACCAGCATATTACTGTTATGGCTGGCAAAGCGGTTGTTGGGACGGAACCGGAAAAGAATTATATTTGATTAAACGTAAGTTATGCCCCAAGAATTAACCGGGAAAAAGGTATTGTATCCCTATGCCGCCTGGTATTTTGCAGCCGGCATCCTTATTACATGGTTGGGTTTTTCACGATCCTATTTTGCGAAACTGGGTACTAATGACATCTATCATCATATCCACGGGGCCACCGCCGGGGCCTGGATGGCATTGCTGATAGTGCAGCCGATCCTTTATCATAAAGGTAAGTTCGCCCTTCACCGGAAACTAGGCAGGATCGCTTCGTCCATTCTGGTGCCGCTGCTGGTATTGGGCGGATTAAAGATGATGCATTCAATGATAAGCAACGCCGCCTCTTATCCGCCGGGAGCGGCTTACCAACTGGCATATGCCGACGCCTGTTCCATCCTGTTTTTTCTCCTCTTCTTTGGCTTAAGTCTCTATAACAGCGCGGATGTGCATGCACATGCCCGGTATATGGCCTGCACGATCCTGGTCTTACTGCCACCGGCCATCGTAAGGGCCCTTTTTTTCATTCCCTGGTTCGACAGCTTCACCAAAGCGCTCAATGCGGGTTATCTGCTTATTGAATTGGCATTGGTAGTGTTGTTGCTGGATGACAGGCGTTACGGTCCGGTCAGGAAACCCTATCTGGTGGCGTTGTTGCTGTTTGTTTCGTTGCACTTCACCCTGAACCTGGTACCACACTGGGGTTGGTGGCATACGGCGATGGATCGCTTTGCGGCGTTGTAGATCATACGGATGATCGGAGCCTGTTGGGCCCCGATTTGAAGTTACAGTAAACGTCATTCGCGGATCGCGTTGCAGTTTGGGCAACCGTTCCATCAATTCCTGTAAATTGTTTGCCCCTGGCCGTTGCTTTAACCTTTCTGACTGCCGCCATATTAAAGTTCACCCCCTAATTTTCCCGTTTCGGCGTTGTTTTTTTGCATAACCGGGCATAATTTTCATTTATTTGTATAAATGATCAAAAACGAGGGGAAAATATACCTATACAGCTCCTTGCTGATTGCCTTGGTGGTCAATTCAGCCAAATTGATGGCACTTAATACCAATGGGATCATTGCCCGCTACTGGCAGTTCAATGTTTGGGAATATACCTTCCAGCTTTTGTACAACATGTCATTTTGCCTGTTAATACTATACCTGAATCTTGCTCATGACAGGTTTTTCAGCGGGTACCGGCAAAACAGACAATGGCTGAAACTTTATACCTGTAATATTTTATTGATAGTGGCTGCTATCGCCTTGGGAAGTCTCATCCACCTGGCATTGTTTGATGCTGTGCAGTTTCGAAAGATGGTAATAAGAGGATACTTTGCCCGGTTTTCCCTCAGTACCATAATGGTTGCCGTGGTGATACGCCTCATCCTGCTGATGCGGGAAAGCGCACATAAAGACCTGGTAAATGAACAACTTCATGCGGCCTATCTGCAAGCTCAATTGAAGTTGCTCCAGGAGCAGCTCAATCCCCATTTTCTCTTTAATACGCTCAGCAGCCTTTCCGCAATTGTAAGAGAGAATCCGCAACAGGCACAGGCTTATATTATGCATCTGTCCAAAGTTTTCCGATATACACTCATTCATTCGGGTAACGATATGGTAACGATAGATATAGAGCTTCAGCATCTGGCGTCCTATACCCAGCTATTAACAATGCGGCTGGGGAACACCTTCAGGGTCCGGATAAATGTAGGCCCGGGTATTTTACAAAAGCGGATCCCTCATTTATCGTTACAACCGCTGGTGGAAAATGCCGTTAAACATAATAGCAGTACTGCTGCCCGCCTGTTAACCGTGGATATTTATGATAAAGACGGCTGGCTCGTAGTGCAAAACAACCTGCAGCCTGTCACCGGCGAAACCGAAGGCACGGGGTTAGGGCTGGCCAACCTGAATGGGAGGTTCAAACTGCAGGTTCGCCGGGAAATAGAAATACATCAGACCCGTGAATATTTTATGGTACAACTGCCGCTATTATGACACTCCCTTTACGTATAGTATTGATCGAAGACGAAGCCGCCACGGCAAGGAACCTGGAGTATATAATCAGGGAAATTAAGCCTGACTTGGAGATCATGGCAACGTTACAGAGTGTAACGGAAGCCGTCAATTGGTTG encodes the following:
- a CDS encoding sensor histidine kinase produces the protein MIKNEGKIYLYSSLLIALVVNSAKLMALNTNGIIARYWQFNVWEYTFQLLYNMSFCLLILYLNLAHDRFFSGYRQNRQWLKLYTCNILLIVAAIALGSLIHLALFDAVQFRKMVIRGYFARFSLSTIMVAVVIRLILLMRESAHKDLVNEQLHAAYLQAQLKLLQEQLNPHFLFNTLSSLSAIVRENPQQAQAYIMHLSKVFRYTLIHSGNDMVTIDIELQHLASYTQLLTMRLGNTFRVRINVGPGILQKRIPHLSLQPLVENAVKHNSSTAARLLTVDIYDKDGWLVVQNNLQPVTGETEGTGLGLANLNGRFKLQVRREIEIHQTREYFMVQLPLL